A single region of the Nakaseomyces glabratus chromosome D, complete sequence genome encodes:
- the RPP1 gene encoding RNA-binding RNA processing protein RPP1 (CAGL0D03740g~Ortholog(s) have RNA binding, ribonuclease MRP activity, ribonuclease P activity) has product MLVDLNVCWPQKDFKTPISAQDEANVRATLMTLKTLGYTHVALNFTVSQTEKFPNDARELNPMDINVRFKKLMEATGLKIYSRITLVIDDPSKGQSLAKVSQAYDIVAALPISEKGLTLATTNLDIDLLTFEYSQRLPMMLKHKTICSCVNRGVKVEIAYGAALRESFVRKQFVSNARSVIRSSRGRGIIISSGAASPSECRNVLGASSIISFLGLKSDSCSRAMGEVPSLVLLNGRLRNKSYKQTVAVGTASNGSNVVESKLEDDSRNIKIVARDISATAEPDQGPERKKRKI; this is encoded by the coding sequence ATGCTGGTAGATCTGAATGTATGCTGGCCTCAGAAGGATTTCAAGACGCCGATCAGTGCGCAGGATGAGGCGAATGTGAGGGCTACGCTAATGACGTTGAAGACACTCGGGTATACGCATGTGGCTCTGAACTTCACTGTCAGTCAGACGGAGAAGTTCCCTAACGATGCGCGGGAGCTGAACCCGATGGATATCAATGTGCGGTTCAAGAAGCTGATGGAGGCCACTGGCCTCAAGATATACTCGCGTATAACGCTGGTCATTGACGATCCCTCGAAGGGACAGAGCCTGGCGAAGGTATCACAGGCGTACGATATAGTCGCGGCGCTGCCTATCAGCGAGAAAGGTCTCACTTTGGCTACTACGAACCTGGACATCGACCTGCTCACATTCGAATATTCGCAGCGGCTACCGATGATGCTTAAGCACAAGACTATATGCAGTTGTGTGAACCGTGGTGTGAAAGTGGAAATTGCATACGGTGCTGCATTGAGGGAGTCATTTGTGAGGAAACAGTTTGTCTCCAATGCCAGAAGTGTGATCAGAAGCTCGAGAGGTAGAGGTATAATAATCAGCAGCGGGGCCGCGTCGCCTTCAGAGTGTCGAAACGTGCTAGGTGCAAGCAGCATAATTAGCTTTCTGGGACTGAAGAGCGATAGTTGCTCTAGAGCCATGGGCGAAGTTCCCTCGCTGGTTTTACTGAACGGTAGACTAAGAAACAAAAGTTACAAGCAGACGGTAGCGGTTGGCACCGCCTCGAACGGATCAAACGTAGTTGAATCCAAGCTAGAAGACGATAGCCGAAATATCAAGATTGTTGCTAGAGATATATCTGCAACCGCCGAGCCCGATCAAGGTcctgaaagaaagaaaagaaaaatataa
- the GIC1 gene encoding Gic1p (CAGL0D03762g~Ortholog(s) have GTPase activator activity, Rho GTPase binding activity and role in establishment of cell polarity, heterochromatin organization involved in chromatin silencing, regulation of exit from mitosis, septin ring organization): protein MDNTKPATGRKSLPKMNSIWIDEDQEEKLYNIQAQVMLNDDNSNDDLQNIMFLNSKTPLLNNKKNIELPPLDENQGKTGKTPKNAKVNQKTKGNSQEARISTMKLLKLFGSRKETKPLTISTPFDFQHISHANGFSSAAEAREVERHELKRETLQTPRASIDLTQVALQSPVRLSTKPNYHHSSSSRSSSKFSESPSGSSGIMSNFTVDTSVDEVSVELLTTENKDDDSVYLNDLKNYNFPSIISQSLDNMQSNSSKENSTSKLTSEDPSPTDIAPSIGKKQRISVDDILRFYSGNSNSRSSTQASIPIKGV from the coding sequence ATGGATAATACCAAACCTGCCACAGGGAGGAAAAGCCTCCCAAAAATGAACTCAATATGGATTGATGAAGACCAAGAGGAAAAATTATACAACATCCAAGCGCAAGTTATGCTTAATGATGATAACTCTAATGATGATttgcaaaatattatgtTTTTAAACAGCAAGACTCCACTATtgaataacaaaaaaaatattgaattacCGCCATTAGATGAAAACCAAGGTAAGACAGGAAAAACTCCtaaaaatgcaaaagtTAACCAAAAGACAAAAGGAAACAGTCAAGAGGCTAGAATCTCTACTATGAAATTACTGAAATTATTTGGTTCTCGTAAAGAAACAAAGCCGTTAACTATATCAACGCCTTTTGATTTCCAACATATTTCCCATGCAAACGGATTTTCTTCCGCTGCTGAGGCCCGTGAAGTTGAAAGGCATGAGCTGAAAAGAGAAACACTGCAAACTCCTAGAGCATCCATTGATCTAACCCAAGTAGCTCTACAATCACCAGTTCGTCTATCCACCAAACCTAATTATCATCACTCTTCTTCGTCAAGAAGCTCCTCGAAGTTCAGTGAATCCCCTTCCGGCTCAAGTGGTATCATGTCCAACTTCACAGTTGATACATCTGTGGATGAAGTTTCAGTGGAATTATTGACTacagaaaataaagatgatgatagCGTCTATTTAAATgacttgaaaaattataatttcCCCTCTATTATTAGTCAGTCATTAGATAATATGCAATCCAATTCAAGCAAGGAAAACTCAACAAGCAAATTAACTTCTGAGGACCCTTCACCAACCGATATTGCTCCTTCAATTGGTAAAAAGCAAAGAATATCAGTGGATGATATTTTGAGATTCTACTCTGGGAATTCCAATTCTAGGTCAAGTACTCAAGCATCTATACCAATTAAGGGTGTGTAG
- the VMA22 gene encoding Vma22p (CAGL0D03784g~Ortholog(s) have unfolded protein binding activity and role in vacuolar acidification, vacuolar proton-transporting V-type ATPase complex assembly) → MKDHDMIQLLQLLADYDALLEQLSKSMHDGFNNISRANYHNKDALRGKYGKDYWDDGYVGQVMAEVMVSGKVDIVAKPKPVNVPAEKVKDKEAEQLRNRKQTKKIADAEITEETNRTRDYDPILMFGGGLSTPQTLRNAQSNFKGTLPIIVKLLNCKNSINAIINEN, encoded by the coding sequence ATGAAGGATCATGACATGATACAGCTGCTGCAATTGCTAGCGGATTATGATGCGTTGCTAGAGCAATTGAGTAAATCAATGCACGATGGGTTTAATAACATAAGTCGAGCTAACTACCATAACAAGGATGCCCTCAGGGGTAAATACGGCAAAGATTATTGGGATGATGGCTACGTGGGCCAGGTAATGGCTGAGGTCATGGTATCTGGCAAGGTTGATATAGTAGCCAAGCCCAAGCCTGTCAATGTACCTGCAGAAAAGGttaaagataaagaagCAGAGCAATTAAGGAATCGAAAACAAACCAAAAAGATTGCAGATGCCGAAATTACTGAAGAGACTAATAGAACTAGAGATTATGATCCGATACTTATGTTTGGTGGCGGCCTCTCAACGCCGCAGACACTAAGGAATGCTCAATCTAATTTTAAAGGTACACTACCCATAATTGTGAAACTCCTGAATTGCAAAAATAGTATAAATGCCATAATAAATGAGAATTGA
- the FYV4 gene encoding mitochondrial 37S ribosomal protein mS41 (CAGL0D03806g~Ortholog(s) have mitochondrion localization) — protein sequence MLSIFGCVRAVPRVVQMSARRTLKVPAPSQSIPDVEAFLKTIGRDCSELTETFENKWENLFEWDSKTLKSKGVSVQQRRYILHQAQKFRNGEPVKEMKKGKKSFFGGERNRKATVAKWRAEQRNK from the coding sequence ATGTTGAGTATATTTGGGTGTGTGAGAGCCGTTCCACGGGTGGTGCAGATGAGTGCAAGGCGTACACTTAAAGTGCCAGCACCATCACAAAGTATACCTGACGTAGAGGCGTTTCTCAAGACTATAGGCAGAGATTGTTCAGAACTGACTGAGACATTTGAGAACAAGTGGGAGAACTTGTTTGAGTGGGACTCCAAGACTTTGAAGTCAAAAGGTGTGTCGGTCCAGCAGAGGAGGTATATACTACACCAGGCTCAGAAGTTCAGGAACGGTGAGCCTGTGAAGGAGATGAAGAAAGGTAAGAAGTCCTTCTTTGGTGGTGAAAGGAATAGGAAGGCAACTGTTGCCAAATGGAGAGCTGAACAACGGAACAAGTAG
- the MED6 gene encoding mediator complex subunit MED6 (CAGL0D03828g~Ortholog(s) have RNA polymerase II transcription coactivator activity involved in preinitiation complex assembly, protein kinase activator activity) — MDTPLDELQWKSPEWIQAFGLRTDNVLDYFAESPFFDKTANNHVIKMQRQFSQLPNNGAAAGSMNPETMRDAHSEDMGQEQEFSYVDPIRRAILEKYVVHAFLERELMKVRGIEYVLANVREPDFWVIKKQRRTSPTAIEPLQTYYIVGANVYQSPTVFKIVQSRLLACSSHLSATLAELNNLVEFKPSQGVQYKNILDMPVTTRKTGNTANVGSVPGTISASLNMPMVNTGRLNSAGAATIGTSGVPNSAGMTGANTMATGQTGATSRFENGSSRSSTDAISTDTLDKLLITSMKSTPEYI; from the coding sequence ATGGATACCCCACTGGATGAGCTGCAATGGAAGTCGCCCGAGTGGATTCAGGCGTTTGGGCTGAGGACGGACAATGTGCTGGACTATTTTGCAGAGTCGCCTTTCTTTGACAAGACTGCAAATAACCATGTGATTAAGATGCAGAGGCAGTTCTCGCAACTACCCAACAATGGTGCTGCCGCTGGCTCCATGAACCCCGAGACTATGCGAGATGCGCACAGTGAGGACATGGGCCAGGAGCAAGAATTCTCGTATGTGGACCCCATAAGGAGGGCCATATTAGAGAAGTATGTGGTACATGCTTTTCTGGAGAGGGAGCTGATGAAAGTTCGTGGCATAGAGTATGTGCTGGCCAATGTACGAGAGCCTGATTTTTGGGTAATAAAGAAGCAGAGGAGGACATCCCCGACAGCGATAGAGCCCTTGCAAACATACTACATAGTAGGTGCGAACGTCTACCAATCCCCAACGGTGTTCAAGATAGTACAAAGTCGTCTGTTAGCTTGTAGTTCCCATCTATCTGCTACTCTAGCAGAGCTGAATAACTTGGTTGAGTTTAAGCCTTCTCAAGGTGTACAGTATAAGAATATATTGGACATGCCAGTGACCACGAGGAAGACAGGCAATACCGCGAACGTCGGAAGTGTCCCTGGAACAATAAGTGCAAGTCTAAATATGCCAATGGTCAACACAGGAAGATTAAACAGTGCTGGCGCGGCTACTATCGGAACATCCGGAGTTCCAAACAGTGCAGGCATGACAGGAGCTAACACTATGGCTACAGGACAAACCGGTGCTACTTCCAGATTTGAGAATGGCTCGTCAAGATCATCAACAGATGCAATTTCCACAGACACACTCGATAAATTACTAATAACCAGTATGAAATCAACACCAGAGTACATAtga
- the RSC30 gene encoding Rsc30p (CAGL0D03850g~Ortholog(s) have DNA translocase activity, sequence-specific DNA binding activity) produces MYQAVLTKKVKKPPACQQCRRRKIGCDRGKPICGNCLKQGKTDCFYPKVPGGASADYTSLNGQVGQLPTDFTKAKFTVDKSSKSKQSGYKNSILPGENGSHRRLELELSTVEKLREYQTALQLFNAHNPDSLATSSSYDNYKLGAFRSSNYLNWHEDSAEYDIMTTTMTQEEVIDKEMEYLKDRLAELKSYALDRRLISTKDSELNSSNSKKRSFEEVTQDDNIYDDEDGEFLLRPIFDYQLPQASDTLIVKEVFNALYSPSFLMTLDNVLLQFFGNTLGSFNEEQMAEFKKLKVEKKAGLDVEAVSQSSLIIPSSNTLRNIGDFYFDVAIPSKYFDLLNKNEYDTLIPSSHKSDSAISINGLSIDDIAAVGILSIIALIVFEALLSMNDLSRSQKSLFELLKQNYESLIANLFLVKNELNFKNHSLQSMRVLKFYIFMKFFDSISVSRSIVNANDNDEDIYLARALRINNCSNSSENEEKIHIWNILLRLYQDRKLNKGTIPIYSQDINDNSTNVTDSLLLKNLPFYDAASSLVDYLMIRDARLSSLELAERVNNVEKTIASNKLECINTPYFLLNDYNCWLLGKTSVLSVQYFQLLGIEAERLLSPAQHFSQMQSIIEHVKDALLHSLFYNTSGISENFMYLTLSKALTSVESACLITFGILQRCRLQLDSFNDNEEYGEPDNQEELNETKELEETNNHKKEIIRRIVEKLEDVLKKVYCYLVDWATKSEGLNLKAANLAKKLRIFIKYFLHTPKESFTPDIDWKEYLSERVGEIDIEAYRKLYYLSENLSEKLMNSVVYEGKSKQLIHESGKFNAPLVDESILHDFFEAFF; encoded by the coding sequence ATGTACCAGGCTGTGCTGACCAAGAAGGTAAAAAAGCCACCTGCCTGCCAGCAATGTAGGAGAAGAAAGATTGGCTGTGATCGTGGGAAACCTATATGTGGTAACTGCCTAAAGCAAGGAAAGACAGATTGTTTTTATCCCAAGGTCCCTGGTGGAGCTAGTGCTGACTATACGAGCCTGAATGGGCAAGTAGGGCAGTTGCCGACTGATTTCACTAAGGCGAAATTTACTGTCGACAAGTCAAGTAAATCGAAGCAATCGGGTTATAAAAATTCCATTTTACCTGGAGAAAATGGTTCTCATAGGCGGCTGGAGTTGGAGTTATCTACTGTGGAGAAACTCAGGGAGTATCAGACTGCTTTGCAATTATTCAATGCACATAATCCAGATTCGTTAGCGACATCTAGTTCCTATGATAATTATAAACTGGGAGCGTTCAGATCttcaaattatttgaaCTGGCATGAAGATTCTGCTGAATACGATATAATGACTACCACAATGACCCAAGAGGAAGTaattgataaagaaatGGAATATTTGAAGGACAGACTTGCGGAATTGAAAAGCTATGCTTTAGACAGGCGATTAATTTCCACAAAAGACTCCGAattaaattcatcaaaCTCCAAGAAACGGtcatttgaagaagtaactcaagatgataatatttatgatgatgaagatggaGAATTTCTTTTGCGTCCCATATTTGATTACCAACTTCCACAGGCATCTGATACTCTTATAGTGAAGGAGGTATTCAATGCTTTGTATTCACCCTCCTTTTTGATGACACTTGATAATGTATTATTGCAATTTTTTGGTAATACTTTGGGTTCATTCAATGAAGAACAGATGGCTGAGTTTAAAAAGCTGAAGGTCGAAAAGAAGGCTGGATTGGATGTGGAAGCAGTATCACAATCATCACTTATAATACCATCATCTAATACTTTGAGAAATATTGGTGATTTTTACTTTGATGTGGCTATTCCTTCAAAGTATTTTGACCTACTcaataaaaatgaatatGATACACTGATACCAAGCAGTCATAAGAGTGATAGTGCAATCTCTATCAATGGGCTTTCAATCGATGATATAGCAGCAGTAGGTATTCTGTCTATTATTGCGTTAATAGTATTTGAAGCCCTGCTATCGATGAATGACTTAAGTAGAAGTCAAAAATCATTGTTCGAACTACTCAAGCAGAATTACGAATCCTTGATTGCTAATCTATTCTTAGTTAAAAATGAATTAAATTTCAAGAACCATTCATTACAATCAATGCGGGTGTTGAAATTCTACATTTTTATGAAATTCTTTGATTCTATTTCAGTTTCTAGGAGTATCGTAAATGCTAAcgataatgatgaagatatcTATCTTGCTCGGGCTCTTAGAATCAATAATTGCTCCAATTCATCCGagaatgaagaaaaaatacaTATATGGAATATTTTATTGCGGTTATACCAGGATAGAAAGCTTAATAAAGGTACCATTCCAATATACTCACAAGATATTAACGATAATTCAACAAATGTTACTGATTCTCTTTTACTGAAGAACTTGCCATTCTATGATGCTGCTAGTAGTCTCGTAGACTATTTAATGATCAGAGATGCTAGGTTATCTTCGCTGGAGCTTGCTGAGAGAGTTAATAATGTCGAGAAAACAATAGCATCGAATAAGCTGGAATGTATAAACACTCCTTATTTTCTATTAAATGATTACAACTGTTGGCTGCTAGGTAAAACCAGTGTATTAAGCGTACAATATTTCCAGTTGTTAGGTATAGAAGCAGAGAGATTGTTATCGCCAGCACAGCATTTCAGTCAAATGCAATCAATAATCGAGCATGTGAAAGATGCATTGCTCCACTCTTTGTTTTACAATACTAGCGGCATTTCTGAAAACTTTATGTATCTCACTTTAAGCAAAGCACTGACCAGCGTAGAGTCTGCATGTTTAATTACGTTTGGAATATTACAAAGATGTAGATTGCAGCTCGATTCTTttaatgacaatgaagaGTACGGTGAGCCGGATAATCAAGAAGAGCTCAATGAAACCAAAGAGTTAGAAGAAACGAATAATcataagaaagaaattatcAGGAGAATAGTTGAAAAGCTTGAGGAtgttttgaagaaagtgTACTGTTATTTGGTTGATTGGGCTACGAAATCAGAAGGCCTAAATCTAAAAGCTGCCAACTTGGCGAAAAAATTGAGGATATTCATCAAGTATTTCTTGCACACACCAAAAGAAAGCTTTACTCCAGATATTGACTGGAAGGAGTACCTAAGTGAGCGTGTTGGTGAAATAGATATCGAAGCATACCGTAAGCTTTACTATTTGTCAGAGAATTTATCAGAGAAATTAATGAATTCTGTGGTGTATGAGGGGAAATCGAAACAACTAATACACGAATCAGGTAAATTCAACGCTCCTCTTGTGGATGAATCAATACTACACGACTTTTTTGAAGCATTTTTCTGA
- a CDS encoding uncharacterized protein (CAGL0D03872g~Protein of unknown function): MSCVKRSFCNGLQRAVQIRRLTGLANSDLTPFLAEQKQGSGSGPFVEIPSIEKVPRSNVLFKLPRNTNLHGELNSVAVLDIAESPDLAQGQDKAKLKVIDQNCKSISKIFSNTNAMNLLVNTTVPTTNIRFFKIEDYKNGIQVNVKSNPSILCYTGEIRRSPVREQGKLRLSNIVGHGLLGIRSSAGPITQIALAAGEDVTIGTNSLITLESTCQVVPETQLEPAVTSMRNIYQSISVAIKRSYRKYSNRWTEDKITIRGPGNLLIQLK, encoded by the coding sequence ATGAGTTGTGTGAAGAGGTCTTTTTGTAACGGATTGCAAAGAGCAGTCCAAATAAGACGACTAACAGGGTTGGCTAACTCAGATCTCACACCATTTCTGGCAGAGCAGAAGCAAGGTAGTGGTAGTGGACCGTTTGTTGAAATACCGTCAATTGAGAAAGTGCCTAGATCCAATGTTTTATTCAAACTGCCCAGGAACACCAATCTACACGGTGAGCTAAACTCGGTTGCAGTGCTAGACATAGCTGAATCGCCAGACTTGGCGCAAGGTCAAGACAAGGCGAAATTGAAGGTCATTGACCAAAACTGCAAGAGCATATCAAAGATATTCTCAAACACCAATGCGATGAATCTGCTTGTCAACACCACTGTGCCAACTACAAACATACGATTCTTCAAGATTGAGGACTACAAGAATGGCATACAAGTAAACGTCAAGTCTAATCCTAGCATTCTATGTTACACAGGTGAGATTCGAAGATCGCCAGTGCGTGAGCAAGGCAAGTTGAGATTGAGCAATATTGTGGGCCACGGATTGCTCGGGATCCGCAGCAGTGCGGGACCGATTACGCAAATTGCACTAGCTGCAGGCGAAGATGTCACAATCGGCACGAATTCTCTCATTACATTGGAAAGCACATGCCAAGTTGTGCCTGAAACTCAACTCGAACCCGCGGTCACCAGCATGAGAAATATCTATCAAAGCATTTCCGTTGCTATTAAAAGAAGTTACAGAAAGTACAGCAACAGATGGACCGAGGACAAAATAACCATTCGAGGACCAGGAAACTTGCTCATCCAACTGAAATAG
- the PRO1 gene encoding putative glutamate 5-kinase (CAGL0D03894g~Putative gamma-glutamyl phosphate reductase), giving the protein MSQTIVIKLGTSSLVDEKTREPKLSIMTQVVETVIQLKRQGHKVVIVSSGGIAVGLNAMEMDKKPTDLAEIQAIAAIGQGRLIGRWSMLFQQYGEKIAQILITRNDILGWTQYKNAQNTILQLLEMGVVPIVNENDTLSISEIKFGDNDTLSAITAALVSADHLFLLTDVDCLYTENPRTNPDAKPIVIVPNMDQGVPGVDTSNADAGSSVGTGGMRTKLIAADLATNAGVNTIIMKSDAPSNVKHIVDYLVKYPKKVLYDDNKSSREQSSEPLSLDQLKNHPYGKGGVISPPKSEEDLLSLQDAELKEIKERNVPLHTVFLAKDIDHHLKNREFWILHGLVTKGVLIIDEDAYNTLTNESGDEEHVSEAYVSEVEDDEMSEVDQDHGLLPKDVIEVKGSFHELECVDIKVGKRLPNGKLDPDAPLEYVGRARCNFTSVELNRIKGLPVDRVQDVLGYDVSEYVAHKDNLAFPPSASSVSLQLKT; this is encoded by the coding sequence ATGTCGCAGACGATCGTTATAAAATTGGGTACGTCATCGCTGGTCGATGAAAAGACCAGGGAGCCTAAGCTGTCTATCATGACACAGGTTGTGGAAACAGTTATCCAGCTGAAGAGACAAGGCCACAAGGTGGTGATTGTCTCCAGTGGTGGTATTGCTGTGGGTCTTAATGCCATGGAGATGGACAAGAAGCCCACGGACCTCGCTGAGATCCAGGCCATCGCCGCTATAGGCCAAGGCAGACTGATCGGAAGGTGGAGTATGTTGTTCCAGCAGTATGGCGAGAAGATAGCGCAGATTCTGATCACCAGAAATGATATTCTCGGGTGGACTCAGTATAAGAACGCCCAGAACACTATCTTGCAGCTGTTGGAGATGGGTGTCGTCCCCATAGTTAATGAGAACGACACTTTGTCCATCAGCGAGATCAAGTTCGGTGACAACGACACGCTGTCTGCTATCACTGCGGCTCTGGTCTCTGCTGATCACTTGTTCTTGCTAACAGACGTTGACTGTCTGTACACTGAGAACCCAAGAACAAACCCCGACGCTAAGCCCATAGTCATCGTCCCAAACATGGACCAAGGTGTGCCCGGTGTGGATACGTCGAACGCAGACGCTGGATCAAGCGTCGGTACCGGTGGTATGAGAACGAAACTGATCGCTGCGGACCTGGCGACAAACGCGGGTGTTAACACTATCATCATGAAGAGTGACGCACCATCCAACGTGAAACACATCGTGGACTACCTGGTTAAATACCCAAAGAAAGTCCTATACGACGATAACAAGAGCAGTAGGGAGCAATCCTCAGAACCATTGAGCCTGGATCAGCTCAAAAACCACCCCTATGGCAAGGGAGGAGTCATCTCCCCACCGAAGAGTGAAGAGGATCTCCTAAGTCTACAGGATGCtgaattgaaagaaatcaagGAGAGAAATGTTCCCCTTCATACGGTATTCTTGGCTAAGGATATAGATCACCACTTAAAGAACAGAGAGTTCTGGATATTACATGGTCTGGTTACCAAAGGTGTGCTTatcattgatgaagatgccTACAATACGCTGACGAATGAGTCCGGTGATGAGGAGCATGTGTCTGAGGCATATGTTTCCGAAGTCGAGGACGATGAGATGTCTGAAGTTGATCAAGATCATGGTCTGTTGCCAAAGGATGTTATTGAAGTCAAGGGATCATTCCATGAACTTGAGTGTGTTGACATCAAGGTCGGAAAAAGATTGCCCAACGGTAAACTGGACCCTGATGCTCCATTGGAATACGTCGGAAGAGCCAGATGTAATTTTACAAGTGTTGAACTAAATAGAATTAAGGGGCTGCCAGTAGACAGAGTTCAAGACGTTTTGGGTTATGATGTAAGCGAATATGTTGCGCACAAGGATAACCTGGCATTCCCACCATCGGCTAGTAGTGTCAGTTTACAGTTGAAGACCTAA
- the PIH1 gene encoding Pih1p (CAGL0D03916g~Ortholog(s) have role in box C/D snoRNP assembly, protein folding, rRNA processing, regulation of cell size and R2TP complex, cytoplasm, nucleus, small nucleolar ribonucleoprotein complex localization) has protein sequence MDFLLRPIASGDDNQVTVLHPEPLFVIKSKIVNIDNRPKKLLKLEAGSKIFVNLCHDPQAPKPEIPFDPNIVYPLIINNKWEIPIVASSIRTDTDKKGQVCYVIDCCVASDCVKWFVEDYQLKEIVVEWCLEAAELREVIEISRDKISFPKMRKKGDSIPDLEIFSNELDGSDIKEATQNDKGNDPSSLLQIRRDLLSQEEDLSLSNDSDITAHGLPPLFPKANETKGRSLIQEIDDLTLKEKPKNAAKKVQKNIEYNVVMKKIENHKYKLRLDIQIDSITGKSDLNIFYDPTNNDIVLRNLNTDLYDQKDFKIPLPNIFEGKDIMNSSEIFYVNKTGTLTIFL, from the coding sequence ATGGATTTTTTGTTGCGACCAATAGCTAGTGGTGACGACAACCAAGTCACTGTTTTACATCCCGAGCCTCTTTTTGTGATCAAATCAAAGATAGTTAACATTGACAATAGACCCAAGAAGCTGCTGAAGTTGGAAGCTGGGAGTAAGATCTTCGTTAACCTGTGCCATGATCCGCAGGCACCCAAACCGGAAATTCCGTTTGATCCCAACATTGTTTACCCATTGATAATTAACAACAAGTGGGAGATACCCATTGTGGCATCGTCCATTAGAACGGATACGGATAAAAAGGGACAAGTTTGTTATGTGATAGATTGCTGTGTCGCTTCTGATTGTGTCAAGTGGTTTGTTGAGGATTACCaactgaaagaaattgtAGTAGAGTGGTGTTTGGAAGCTGCAGAGCTACGTGAAGTTATTGAGATCTCAAGAGATAAAATCTCATTCCCAAAGATGAGAAAGAAAGGTGATTCCATTCCCGACTTGGAGATCTTCTCCAATGAACTCGATGGAAGCGATATAAAGGAAGCAACTCAAAATGATAAAGGCAACGATCCATCGAGCTTACTGCAGATCAGGAGAGACTTACTATctcaagaagaagacctCTCCTTGAGTAATGATAGTGATATCACAGCCCATGGATTACCTCCTTTATTTCCAAAGGCTAATGAAACCAAGGGCAGAAGCTTGATCCAGGAAATTGATGATTTAACtctaaaagaaaaacctAAGAATGCTGCTAAAAAGGTGCAGaagaatattgaatataatgtagtaatgaaaaaaatagaaaatcACAAGTATAAGTTAAGACTTGATATCCAAATAGACTCAATTACTGGTAAAAGCGATCTGAATATATTCTATGACCCTACCAACAACGATATTGTTCTGCGAAACCTGAATACGGACTTATACGATCAGAAAGATTTTAAAATACCTCTCCccaatatatttgaaggCAAGGACATCATGAATAGCTCTGAAATCTTTTATGTCAATAAAACCGGAACCTTAACTATCTTCTTGTAG